In the Equus caballus isolate H_3958 breed thoroughbred chromosome 14, TB-T2T, whole genome shotgun sequence genome, tttacctcctcattttgcctctttctctgtgcttatatctatgtattaggtgggtcagctacgtCTCCTGATCATGGAGAAttggccttatgtaggagatgccttttgaggtccagcagtgtgcttccctctcatcactagttccaaatgttcaaggagtgacccctgtgtgggccacATGTGTCCTTGCCTTGTTGCAAGGTTGCTTTTGCTACAGGTGCCCAAGGAGTCCAGgttgtccccctggctggctggttgtaattctcagctctgtgtgctgctgttctggacccttcagtcactttgttgCATTTGGGGACAGGCAGCACCACTGGCTGTAATGTCTAagagcacattcctgttgcagtttttctgttaagtgagtaggactccagtgtgactggttgctaggctcaaggggttacaattgctgtaggattccagcctgcaaggctgttgtcagctttctCAGGTTTGCAGCTGAGGGGGGCTAGATGCAGGAACcagagcacccaattgtttcaggcttggGAAGGAGGGGCTGATCCCATATGTGGCTGTTTGtaaagcacaggtcttctgttgctgataagccccatggcccacaggtccacacacactgtcaataCAGTCCTGGCACATGAACACATCCCTGCTCCCTGGAGCGGACCCAgtcaccacactgcagaggctccacacaTGCTTCGCCTAATGCCCAACCCACTCCAATGATCCTCACACGTCCTGCCCTGAAGAGGCAGAGCTACTTGCCTGCCTGCAGCAGATCTTGGCACACAGCCTATGCAAGTcaaaagttgcctgagggcttgctgttgggtggggccagtccctagggtgggccaCCTGCCCTGCCTTAGCTGGATTAAATACTTGCTGTAATGGGTGGGGCAGATTCccaggctaacaggccaggggaagaactccaatggcatcagCCAGCATCTGTGTCTGCACTCCTGTACTGGATCATGATAACGGCTGCCACCAATTTCTCAGTCCTTGGAGAGCTCTCACATCTCacagagatgcacccagagcttaTCAAGTGAGTCTTTCTTCATCAAAGGActttgcacctttctttctggtgattttaggttgctttctgaaacctgtgaatttgtgtgtgggccctttaagagggCTTTTTCagcttatgtccaatagctttccTAGGGGAATTCCCATTCTATTTactagccagcaaagccagatattctgagactcatctcagttgtaCTGAGTCTGAAGggtgcttatagcagtaatgcttcccagttcagatcccccactcctccagggaaggctgtgtaccttagggtttTTCCAACCCAGATGTGAAGCTCCATGGTTCATGAAGGTGATGTTTTTATATACAgaaggaatttctccctcttctacCTCAGTCGGGACTGTCCCTTGTTTTGGGGGTCCTTTTTATCCAGTTCCCACTTCTCTCTCCGGTGTAATTGTTCAAAAAATGGTTATTGGTTTGTTGTTTTCATgcgaggaggtgagttcagagtctgcctatgctgctaTCTTGACACCAACCCctcacaaaaataattaaaggcaAGTAGACATCCTGATGTTTCACCCCATTTCAGTTTGCATGTCTGAAAAATTTGGACACTTTGCTACATAATCCAAGGCCGTTATCACACTACAGGAGtgtaacaaattaaatcaaatttatatttctgggCACAGAGGACTGAAATTGGGCCAAGCCATCTTATGATGGGTGGGGGAGCATGGGTCACTAGTTGGTAAGCCCATTGGACCTCTGTAAATTTGTGAGTTCCCATTCAAATGATTTCTACTCTGCATAGAAACACATTTATTGCCTTCTCCTTTACCACGTTGGTTTATATTCATATGCCAGGATTCACCTACAATGGaatttccttcaggaagccttctctaTTACAGCTCCCAAGTATGGACTGGTTCACATCatatcatttataatttcaatcACCTATTCTTGTTATTGCCAGCTACACCATCAACTTCGCAGGTTAGGGACACAGAGCACTCATTGGGCACTGGGGAGGGTTGCAAATCTCCCTACATGTGCAACCTCTCTCCAGGCAACTTCTTAGTGATATATTGTCCAATATGGAGTATCAAgtgcctttttaaataaaaattaattttaattaaataaaattaaaaatcaggtaCCTTAGTAACATTAAAATCAGTATTGATAAAAACCAGTCACAACACCACCCTTCAATTAGttggtagccacatgtggctttgtACTGgatagcacagatatagaacatttccatcattacagaaagttctaGTGTATCCTTCTGATCTAGAGCAGGACTTGGCAAAATACAGCCCATGAGTCATCAGGCCCATACCTATTTTCATACAGCCCATGGATCAGAAAACAGGCCCATCCTGTCACATCTGCCAAGGCTGGTTCACACACAGCTGAAGGTCCTCCATGGTCATCTGACCAAGTGTTTTCAATGCAGAGATAATGAAGCAAGTGTCCAGATGGGGAAGGTGACTAGCCTGAGACCACAGAGCCATCTGAGAGAAGGCAAGTGCCTGCAATCTCCCACTGGGagcccttttctctccctcagtgGTGGGAAAAGCCTGGGGGACTATGCCATCTCCTGCTGATCTGAGAAAGTTGAATGCTGTCCCATCCACAGGCATCCAGATTCCCAGGAAGGACCCCAGGTGTGGAAGTTGGAAACGACACTCAAATCCAATGTGCAGGGAGCCTTACCATCCATGAGGACACTGTTCTTGTCCAGGGCAAAGCTCTGCAGCTGGGTGCCATCCTGCGTCAGATACAAGAATTCCTCACAGATCACAACTCTATCCATTCTGTGTCCCAGTGGTGATAAGTTACACAGGGAGGCCACCCTACTGTGGTTACTGCAGGGGACAGACCTGGAAGGGCACAAGGGGTGAACAAGATTGTCTGGAGTTCTACCCTGATTCTAGATGCCCTGCTTCTAGGGCCTATTTAAGAGAACTTTCAGCAAGGATGTCAACATTTGTGTCTTCCCTATCCAATAGAATCATTATTAGCCCCAGGTGGTttctgagcacttaaaatgtggctaatgtgtGTGAGCGAGGAACTAAATTTCTCATGTCATGTAAGTTAatgtaattaatttataaataaatagccaCAGGGAGAACGTTTCTGAAATGTCGGAGTAAGGACTTCTGAAAATCCATGCAAACAATGAGAACACTggtgaaaatggtaaaaaatCAAGTTTTACAGAAGTCTAGAAGTTAACTAAATGCTTGCAACAATCTGAGGAGTGTATAGTTAAGAAAGACAGTGGAATCTTGGTAAAGGGAATAATCTCAGTGGCATTAAAATTTGTGCTGTTCCCATCCTACTCTGATCATAGCCTTAGTAACTTGGAAAACCATCAGTCTCAGAACCATGGTAGATGTAAAAACCAGCAGCCTAACAGGCATAATGGGTTTGGAGTTCACAAAGACCCATCCCCATTGAATTTCACCATCTGACCTACCTGGCAGCTCCTTGTAAATGTCCAATTTGGGGGGCTTCTCTTGAGTTGACTCAGAGCTTTCTCAGTGAGGAGAGCCTCCCCTAGTGTACTTACCAGAACAATTAGTGGTACATGTTTCCTATTGTAGCTACCTGAGCAAGCTATACTAGTTGAGGCAAGTGAGAGGtgagtgaaaaactgaaaagaaaaattaggagaatGACATGTGTATGAGGGCTCTGAAAAGCTCCAATGTATTGGTGAGGATCTAGAAGGTCACAagtgtgcagggctctgtgcatGCCCAGGAAAGACTAGAGAAGGTCTCAATCTCTCACCTCTAGCTGAAAGTGTGGCTTCCCATCTGGAAAATTGATTCATGTAACtggccatattaatagaataatggAAAAATGCCACTTGATCTTGATACAGACATACAAAAgagaatttgacaaaatacaacatccttcatgattaaaaaaaaaaaaaacactcaacacaTTAAGAACAGAAAGGAACTTTATCAATCTAATAAGTAAAATCCTTGAAAACCGACAGGTCATATCACAGTCGATGGTGAAAGACTGATAATTTCCCCCTAAGACCAGGGACAAAACAATGTTGTCGGCCCTCGTTTCATATGTTATTCACCCTGAACTAGAGGTTCTAATGAGGgcacttaggcaagaaaaattttaaaaaggcatctaAATTCAAAAGGaacatgtaaaattatttccttttgcagatgacttgatttatatagaaaaccctaagaaatgaaaacatatagtaTATGAATCAGATCTAAAATAACAAGAGAGGGTCTCCCTATGGAGGTTTGAGGAAGGTGCCACCCAACCAGAACTTGGGCTGAttgttaaagaggaaataaaatagaacagtatAAGTAATGATCATTGTAATTCTAAGCTCTGCATGAACACTTaccactgacaaaaaggctgtcctTGATCAGGTGGTGGAGGCCCCTGTGTGACATGGTGGGTCAGCTgtttcagatcccaggaatgctgctctcGGTCACACggggtctctgtcacactctcTGTCATGAGCCACGGGGTGAGCATAGTAGGTGCAGACAGAATCCACACCAGTAGCTGCCCCATccttctgaggcccagggagagaggGCCTCTAGAGAGATATCCTGAAACCTCTGAAAATGGGGGCCAGAGTGAGGAaggagcaaattggcagtcaTTGTGAAGACTGAAAAATGGAGTGGTCACCAAAAGTGGTCATGACTGGCAAATTCTATGGAAAGGAACTTACCTGAGGGAAACCAGTTTACAATCCATATATAAGGGGCCCAGGCTACTCTTCCTGAACAAGGATCAAAGctgtggagaaaggaggaggagggtgaacAGGAGAGACAGTATGTGGGGAGTGGCTGGCTGGGACTCATCTTACCAGAAGCTGAgggcaccagggtctcatcaggtgctgcaggactctcCCAGTGGAGTTGAACGTGCctgagcccttgctcatgtctgtTGAATACTGGAGGTTGGAGATGCTGAAGTTGAGGGTGAGGGTCTTCAGGTCGTGCCTCAGCTGCAATAAGACATGGGGAGAGATGGCCATCACGGAGAGCTGGCCTGAGACCAGATCAGGGGCCCACATTCATTATAATCTGTTGTCTTCTCTCCCAGTGGCACCACCACCCACTGACGTGGTCATCCATGTTGAAGCCAGTATTTCTGCTCAGATCCTCCTCCGTCACTTCCTAGTAACACCAATTCCACTTGCAGAATGGTCCTCAGTacatttcttctctccatccaTGTCCCAGCTCAGTCTTATcttttctcaccagaaacaacaCCCTAACAGACTCACTGGATGCTCtgtctaaaggatgttctctgccttgaacattagaaaaaatttttgaaaggaaaaccTCACTAGGAGCACTCCTGCTCTAGTAACACCCATGGCTCCCTGAGGTCTTCAGCATTAAGTTTACCTTTCTTGACCTGGCACTAAATGCCCTTCTAGATCTGGCTCCcgctgactcttcagcctcattgatcCATTCACTCTGAGTTTGGCTTTGTGCTTCAGGAAAACCAAATTCCTATCAATTCTTCCATACACTATCCTGTTTTTGCCTACTGGGCCTTTCCTCATGGAATTCCCTCTACCAGGAACACTCACCATACCCTATTTTCCTAGGTAACTCTTACTCATTCTTAAAGATCCCAATTAGGCAAAACTTTCTGCAGAAAGTCCTTCCCCTTCAAATGATGCTAGGTGCCTCTCATCAAAGCATCCCCCGCTTGTGttatatttgtttcttaatttgaCAAGACTAGGGGCTCAAGGACTGGCATCTGATTGAATTATTGGTATAATCTTTGTCATCAGCATGACTGCTCTAAAACCAGAATTCCATACCTTGGCTTCCCAGCTCCTGAGTAATAATTGGCTGGTAGAtatgtggggctggagagcttctcttggaaaggaagaggggccCCATATACTTGTGGTGGCTTGTGGTGGGTCTGGTTATGAGGGAGTAGGCAGGAACATGGTGCCTGGTTCAGaagctgtggaaagggctgtcatcgggggtggggggacagagCTCCACACAGAGTGGAGAAGCCCCCCAggctcctctgtgctccactaGTGCCTGTTCCAGGACAATCATccacaggtgagccataaatgtgagtgacggaaggagggattgtgtgagtagaggtAAGAGCAAGCCTGTGAAtgagatgaacccaagagagTGAATGTGGTTGAAGAGAGAGACGGGACAAAGAGATaggtagaggcacagacagaggAGATACTTGGaaggacagaggaagagtggacaAATGGAGGAtcaaagggaaagcaggaagaatacacacaaggaagagaagttggagcgatgggaggaaagaggatggaaggagagaagaaggaaaaacaggcgAACAGGCAGaaggacagttggacagattgatatctggacagatggttggatggatagatggaaggaaggaagaaaggaaggaaagaatggatggaaggagcgaggaaggaaggagtctgagaggaggcAGAACTGGGAAAATAACACTCCCAAGTTCAGAGGGTGCTTTGACGGTCGGTTAAGCctgagaatacaggacccctaactcccaggcttgtgtccacctgtcccaatgctgcctgttattTCTCATACAGATAAGCATATGGATATAGAAGAAACTTTGACCCCTACCCTCACAACACACAAAACTCCattcctggacactttgacctaaaggCGAAAGGTAACAtaataaagctcctagaagacaacataagaaaacatcttcaggACGACAGAGTAGCAAAAACTTCTTAAAGAagacccctcacacacacacaaaaacactctctctataaaaaaaaaagttggtaaactggaattcattaaaatttagaattgcAGTTAGTgaaaagacacattacaagagggaTTTTGCAACTCACAGGATGGGAAGAGATGTTTCTAATTCTAGTAGTCAAAAGAGGATTCACATACAGAATACATAAAAACTTCAgcattacaataagaaaaaagggaaacaacccaatttgttaaaaatgggcaaaagacttgaataggcaCTTCACAACACAGAGCATCCCAATGTCTAACAAGCATATGTAAAGGTGCTCAAATCACTAGTTATCAGAGAAATGGCAATACAACCACACTGAGATCTTATTCACAACGGCAGAAGGATTAAAACCAGGTATTAAAAGTTGAACTATGGCAGCAAGAGGAGGTGAGGCTGCAGAGCAAGTGGaattctcacacattgctggtaggaCTATGAAtttgtacaaccactttggaaaactgtttggcaggaTCTATCTAGTAAAGCAGAGATATACATACAAGGTGAcaagcaattctactcttagatatGCAGTCAACTAAAATGCAAACATGTGAACCAAGAGAAAGGAGCAAGAATGATTAGAGCATCATTCTCTTCATTCCTCCAAAGTAGAAAGTactcaaatatccatctacaatagaatggataaatcaattcCACTATCTAGttcatggtggttttaaaaattggccacaaattctttgagacaCAACCCATGAATATGTGAGGTTTAGGTTCCCTCCCCTTGAGTCTAGGCAGGCGTGAACCTACTTCAATCAACAGAGTAGAAGCGTTGCTCTGTGGAAGCGGTGTGATGTGACTTCCAAGGACATGCCACTCTCAGGAAGCTTGCTCAGGGAAGCCAGCCAACAAGCTGTGAAGAGCTAAGGCCTCTTGGAGAATCTCCTCATGGAGAATCTGCAACCAGGGCACAGCCACCTTCATTGCAACTGCTACGCTGGCGATCAGGTGATAAGACTTCGTTCCCAAACAGAAGATGAACCATATGCACTGAAGAAAATAGACCACCAACACAAGCCCTGACGCACACCATGTCCATTTATACTTGGTATCTCAAGACCAGGGGCCAAGATGAGGAGGCAGGAGTTCATCCCCAAAttcttgtgattttatccaaTACCAGACAGACTGTGCTCACCAAGCATTTCCTaaacctcctcccttcctcaaagGAATCTCCACTTCTACATACTGACATTAAGTTTCCTCTGGTCATATATGATCACCAACCCCAGTACAGCCTTTGTATCGGCAATATCTGAACACTATTTGATCAAGTCACTTGGAACCCAAAAGTGGAATAGAAGTAGAGCAACTTTCAAGTGAAGTTTCCATCTCCATTGAAATTGCACTTCAGATGTAccattggaaaaagaaaatagccaCTTTTCAAAACAAGAAATGTAGGTGCCCTTATGAACGATCCCAGAGGATTTTGGTCTTCAAGACATCCCAGCCAAGGTACCATCCATGTGAGTGAAAGAGCCTCTAAATCATTCTAGACCCCAACCATAAGAGAACAGGGAAATTTCTCTCTAATAAATTTCTAACCCACGGAATCTGACTAATAAAATGGTTACTGTTTCACTCCACTAATTTGGAGTTCCATGTTATGCAGTTATCAATAACCAAAACTAATgtgttatgcagtaatagataaTCAGATCTACAGAGCTATATAAAAACCAAGCAAttatctgcaacaacatggatgaatcttagacAGGATGTTTAACAAAAGGGGCCTGGTAGAGAGGAGTACATAGAGTATAATTCCATCTACCTGAGCTcaaaaactggcaaaactaaGCTACAGTGATAGAAGTCAGAGTAGTGGTTACCTTGGGTGGGAGAAATTTCTGCAAAGGGGCATGATAGAGGCTTCTGGAGAGCCAGAATAGTGATGGGGGTGGCTATTACAATGTGTTTACATTGTTAAAGAAAGTCATTGAGCTAGATACTCTAGATTTGTGCGTTTTTCCCAGTAAGTATGCTATAATTCAAAATGATGTTTTGTCAGTAAAACGTGGTTAACCCAATAGATGCGAGATTATGAAGGACAAATAAAAGGTGACTGCAAGTTTTCAGGCATGATGGACTAGGTAGTGCCATTAACTGAAGAGCTGAACCATGGAGCAAATCAaaacaggagcagaggcagagaccaCGTCCTGTTCATTATGTATTCAGGTGTCTACCATAATCCTGAAAACACAGTCAG is a window encoding:
- the LOC138917600 gene encoding uncharacterized protein; this translates as MSPSQPLPTYCLSCSPSSSFLHSFDPCSGRVAWAPYIWIVNWFPSEVSGYLSRGPLSLGLRRMGQLLVWILSAPTMLTPWLMTESVTETPCDREQHSWDLKQLTHHVTQGPPPPDQGQPFCQWSVPCSNHSRVASLCNLSPLGHRMDRVVICEEFLYLTQDGTQLQSFALDKNSVLMDGYSPNRNNALTENSDFPFWAIILIYLAGLLVLITCLLCGLLVHLSFLPTTDKETEAPTSQPEDESIFYPNEACRMHALQVGVIEKLSESMVPAFLSRIICNITTFVCNYSAFSTFHQVLDQLFTKRVPASSSALW